One genomic window of Medicago truncatula cultivar Jemalong A17 chromosome 1, MtrunA17r5.0-ANR, whole genome shotgun sequence includes the following:
- the LOC25483956 gene encoding S-adenosylmethionine synthase 3, translating to MDTFLFTSESVNEGHPDKICDQVSDAILDACLEQDKESKVACETCTKTNMVMVFGEITTKAKVDYEKIVRDTCRSIGFVSADVGLDADKCNVLVNIEQQSPDIAQGVHGHLSKKPEEIGAGDQGHMFGYATDETPELMPLTHVLATKIGAKLTEVRKNKTCPWVRPDGKTQVTVEYKNDNGAMVPIRVHTILISTQHDETVTNEKIAQDLKEHVIKPVVPAKYLDDKTIFHLNPSGRFVIGGPHGDAGLTGRKIIIDTYGGWGAHGGGAFSGKDPTKVDRSGAYIVRQAAKSVVASGLARRCIVQVSYAIGVPEPLSVFVDTYKTGKIPDKDILVLIKENFDFRPGMIAINLDLTRGGKFRYQKTAAYGHFGRDDPDFTWETVKMLKPKA from the coding sequence ATGGATACCTTCCTATTCACCTCAGAATCTGTAAACGAAGGTCACCCCGACAAGATCTGTGACCAGGTTTCAGATGCCATCCTTGATGCATGCTTGGAGCAAGATAAAGAGAGCAAGGTTGCCTGCGAGACCTGTACAAAAACTAACATGGTTATGGTCTTTGGTGAAATCACAACCAAGGCAAAGGTGGACTATGAGAAAATAGTTCGTGACACTTGCAGGAGTATTGGGTTTGTGTCTGCTGATGTTGGTCTTGATGCTGACAAATGCAATGTTCTCGTCAACATTGAGCAACAGAGCCCTGATATTGCTCAAGGAGTTCACGGTCACTTGAGCAAGAAGCCTGAGGAAATTGGAGCTGGTGATCAAGGTCACATGTTTGGCTATGCTACTGATGAAACACCTGAACTAATGCCACTCACACATGTGCTTGCCACTAAAATTGGTGCCAAGCTCACTGAAGTTAGAAAGAATAAGACATGCCCATGGGTTAGGCCTGATGGTAAGACCCAAGTTACAGTTGAATACAAGAATGATAATGGAGCCATGGTCCCTATTCGCGTGCACACAATCCTCATTTCAACTCAACACGACGAAACTGTCACAAATGAAAAGATTGCTCAAGATTTGAAAGAGCATGTTATTAAACCTGTCGTCCCAGCTAAATACCTTGACGACAAGACCATCTTCCATCTCAACCCTTCAGGTAGGTTTGTGATTGGTGGACCTCATGGAGATGCAGGGCTCACTGGAAGGAAGATTATTATTGATACCTATGGTGGTTGGGGTGCTCATGGTGGAGGTGCCTTCTCAGGAAAGGATCCAACCAAGGTGGACAGGAGTGGTGCTTACATTGTTAGGCAAGCTGCAAAAAGTGTTGTCGCTTCAGGGCTTGCTCGTCGTTGTATTGTGCAGGTTTCTTATGCAATTGGAGTGCCAGAGCCACTTTCTGTGTTTGTGGACACTTACAAAACTGGAAAAATTCCAGATAAGGATATTTTGGTTCTGATTAAGGAGAACTTTGACTTCAGGCCTGGTATGATTGCTATCAACCTTGACCTCACAAGAGGTGGCAAATTCAGGTACCAGAAGACTGCTGCTTACGGGCATTTTGGACGTGACGATCCTGATTTCACATGGGAGACTGTGAAGATGCTCAAGCCCAAGGCTTAA
- the LOC25483957 gene encoding uncharacterized protein, producing MAMLTATTSIVTNLRPLSPISFNNSRQISSLGTSTTRLHLKCHATKEDSPQSIESTRPKSETILHSFSPLPLLYAAALLPGDGAVRSAFAPFVEIVKSLNLPDWLVHWGHPANMAVVLFAMGGYGTYLGFRIRFSDDVEEKAKAKDLHPKLLAGMFFFFALGATGGVTSLLTTDKPIFDSPHAVTGVIGLALLTIQTILPSLFEGNPGLRNVHGILGSSIMTLFLVHAALGLQLGLSS from the exons ATGGCAATGCTAACTGCTACTACTTCCATTGTCACAAATCTCCGTCCTCTATCAccaatttcatttaataattcgCGCCAAATTTCTTCTCTCGGAACAAGTACAACTCGCCTCCACCTCAAATGTCACGCCACAAAGGAAGACTCACCTCAATCCATAGAATCCACGAGACCAAAAAGTGAAACAATCTTACACTCTTTCTCTCCATTGCCATTACTTTACGCCGCTGCTCTCTTACCCGGAG ACGGAGCTGTGAGATCTGCGTTTGCGCCTTTCGTTGAGATAGTCAAGTCACTGAATCTGCCTGACTGGCTCGTACATTGGGGTCACCCTGCCAACATG GCAGTGGTGCTGTTTGCTATGGGTGGTTACGGTACCTATCTGGGTTTTCGCATTCGATTTTCCGATGATGTG GAGGAAAAGGCCAAGGCCAAGGACTTGCATCCTAAGCTGTTAGCTggtatgtttttcttctttgctCTTGGAGCTACCGGTGGAGTAACATCTCTACTCACAACAGATAAACCCATTTTTGACAG TCCTCACGCTGTTACAGGCGTTATTGGCCTTGCTTTGTTGACAATACAGACTATATTACCTTCACTGTTTGAG GGAAATCCTGGATTAAGGAATGTTCATGGCATCTTGGGTAGCAGTATCATGACACTTTTTCTTGTCCATGCTGCCCTTGGACTTCAATTGGGCCTTAGTTCCTAA